From Erigeron canadensis isolate Cc75 chromosome 8, C_canadensis_v1, whole genome shotgun sequence, one genomic window encodes:
- the LOC122610301 gene encoding uncharacterized protein LOC122610301: MKRVSISNTSISASLEKLKNEFSTSNLATEVPGLVSSLQQLSQSNILFTAHLNQLNHTVSTFSKHQDDFLTTLTKEISSLKPQSSSAAAATSDDRTQKLEKEVGELKVMMNEMLGLLKSKVEVADVSATSKGDKITEEGEQTKESQADKVEEVAANVEGERADKEVAEKTAEDVPAGLARIVPKPAEVVPVRPRNVSTFKRTPEFHAALEKRFADKGKAAVKEEELSAKFIGEQIVNEELKGADEETRRLGLEALKKDEDLFFTKKSKTLEESQDAYLDSREIRQRKEEIIKVTPTITQQEIFKLIKDKKTPQYDPLLKTAGEQIKDIRSKERKYRIKDSLLSSARHPYPPPPQQPRSGIKRIVVGHAVSQLAPLYSQGCIASSTFLIKIRKYCIRSSNNQEFVKLIDRELLKPERQNDAELIKAKEECMRE, translated from the exons ATGAAAAGGGTTAGTATCTCAAACACTTCTATTTCAGCATCCCTTGAAAAGTTAAAGAATGAATTTTCAACATCCAACTTGGCCACTGAAGTGCCTGGTCTTGTCTCATCTTTACAACAACTCTCTCAATCAAACATTCTCTTCACTGCCCATCTAAATCAACTAAATCATACCGTCTCCACCTTTTCAAAACATCAAGATGACTTTCTCACCACACTCACCAAAGAAATCTCTTCTCTTAAACCACAATCTTCTTCTGCTGCTGCTGCCACTTCTGATGATAGAACTCAGaaacttgaaaaagaagttggTGAGCTCAAAGTAATGATGAATGAAATGTTAGGCCTCCTCAAATCTAAGGTGGAAGTCGCTGATGTCTcagctacttccaagggggatAAAATTACAGAGGAG ggggagcaaacTAAAGAAAGTCAAGCTGATAAGGTTGAAGAAGTGGCAGCTAATGTTGAGGGGGAGCGAGCTGATAAGGAAGTTGCTGAGAAGACAGCTGAGGATGTGCCAGCTGGTCTTGCTAGAATTGTCCCCAAGCCCGCTGAAGTTGTGCCAGTGAGGCCAAGAAATGTGTCTACATTTAAGCGAACTCCAGAGTTCCACGCTGCTCTTGAAAAAAGATTTGCTGATAAAGGTAAAGCAGCTGTG aaagaagaggaGCTTTCAGCCAAGTTCATCGGTGAGCAGATTGTTAATGAGGAATTAAAAGGCGCTGATGAAGAAACGAGAAGGTTGGGTTTGGAAGCTCTTAAAAAGGATGAAGATTTGTTCTTTACTAAGAAATCAAAGACCTTGGAAGAGAGTCAGGATGCCTATCTTGACTCAAGGGAGATAAgacaaagaaaggaagaaatTATTAAGGTCACTCCTACTATCACTCAGCAAG AGATCTTTAAGCTGATCAAAGACAAGAAGACACCTCAGTATGATCCTTTACTCAAAACGGCTGGAGAGCAGATTAAAGATATCAGAAGTAAAGAACGAAAGTACAGGATAAAAGACTCTCTACTCAGCTCTGCCAGGCATCCttatcctcctcctcctcagcAACCAAGAAGTGGCATCAAAAGGATAGTTGTTGGACATGCAGTCTCTCAGCTAGCTCCCCTCTATTCTCAGGGCT GCATTGCCTCCTCAACATTCCTTATAAAGATTAGGAAGTATTGCATTCGGTCCTCCAACAATCAAGAGTTTGTGAAGTTGATTGATCGAGAACTGCTGAAGCCTGAAAGACAAAATGATGCAGAGTTGATCAAGGCTAAAGAAGAGTGCATGCGGGAGTAA